One genomic region from uncultured Tateyamaria sp. encodes:
- a CDS encoding ceramidase domain-containing protein, whose product MDVLRQIDGYCERVGPDYWAEPVNAVTNAAFVIAALIMWRRSAGVPLARALSVILALIGVGSYLFHTHAQVWAAIADVAPIAGFILLYIFAINRDVWGMRTGWALGATAAFFPYAAATVPLFREVPVLGVSAGYLPVPVLILIYALLLWRRAPALALGFVIGAALLFLSLTARSLDDVLCAQIPVGTHFWWHILNGIMLGWMIEVYRRHVASPGRGVQVSSST is encoded by the coding sequence ATGGACGTGTTGCGCCAGATAGACGGGTATTGCGAACGGGTTGGGCCAGATTACTGGGCCGAGCCGGTGAATGCGGTGACCAACGCGGCCTTTGTCATCGCGGCGCTGATCATGTGGCGGCGCAGTGCGGGTGTGCCGCTGGCGCGGGCGCTGAGCGTGATCCTGGCGCTGATCGGGGTGGGCAGTTACCTGTTTCACACCCATGCGCAGGTCTGGGCGGCCATTGCGGATGTGGCGCCGATTGCCGGGTTCATCCTGCTGTACATCTTTGCGATCAACCGGGATGTCTGGGGGATGCGCACGGGGTGGGCGCTGGGCGCGACGGCTGCGTTCTTTCCCTATGCCGCCGCCACGGTGCCGCTGTTTCGCGAGGTGCCGGTGCTGGGTGTGTCGGCGGGGTATCTGCCCGTGCCCGTTCTGATCCTGATCTATGCGCTGCTGTTGTGGCGGCGTGCGCCAGCGCTGGCGCTCGGCTTTGTCATTGGTGCAGCCCTTTTGTTCCTGTCGCTGACGGCCCGGTCGCTGGATGACGTGCTGTGCGCGCAAATCCCGGTGGGCACGCATTTCTGGTGGCACATCCTGAACGGCATCATGCTGGGTTGGATGATCGAGGTCTATCGGCGCCATGTTGCGTCGCCCGGGCGTGGCGTTCAGGTGTCGTCGTCAACCTGA
- the gatC gene encoding Asp-tRNA(Asn)/Glu-tRNA(Gln) amidotransferase subunit GatC, protein MSIDQSTAARVAKLARIKVEEDQLPALASEFNTILGFIEQLSEVDVEGVEPMTSVTPQRLKRRADVVTDGGQQDKVLANAPDAREGFFAVPKVVE, encoded by the coding sequence ATGTCCATCGATCAAAGCACTGCCGCCCGCGTGGCGAAACTGGCCCGGATCAAGGTCGAGGAGGACCAGCTTCCTGCCCTGGCGTCCGAATTCAACACCATTCTGGGCTTCATCGAGCAGCTGAGCGAGGTGGATGTCGAGGGCGTGGAGCCGATGACATCCGTCACCCCGCAGCGCCTTAAGCGGCGCGCGGATGTGGTGACCGATGGCGGGCAGCAGGACAAGGTGCTGGCCAATGCGCCCGATGCGCGCGAGGGCTTCTTTGCGGTGCCGAAGGTGGTTGAGTGA
- a CDS encoding VOC family protein codes for MKLTLHHVNLVTDDVARMDAFYRDVLGLKTEVNGLPTLEKRKGYAGDVAFVTDGAIQTHLAQKDPLAGFRSGQQVNPVSHGHIAYRTDDLAAFRAHLESQGIPYADWGNQAVEGWHQIFFYDPDGNVIEVHQVDDDT; via the coding sequence ATGAAACTGACATTGCACCATGTGAACCTGGTCACCGACGATGTGGCGCGCATGGATGCGTTCTATCGCGATGTGCTTGGGCTGAAGACCGAGGTCAACGGCCTGCCCACGCTGGAAAAACGCAAGGGGTATGCGGGCGACGTGGCCTTTGTCACCGACGGCGCCATCCAGACCCATCTGGCGCAAAAGGACCCGCTTGCCGGCTTCCGATCCGGGCAGCAGGTCAACCCGGTCAGCCACGGGCATATCGCCTACCGCACCGACGACCTTGCCGCGTTCCGCGCGCACCTTGAATCTCAAGGCATTCCTTACGCAGACTGGGGCAATCAAGCAGTCGAAGGCTGGCACCAGATCTTCTTTTACGACCCCGACGGCAATGTCATCGAAGTGCATCAGGTTGACGACGACACCTGA